A single region of the Manihot esculenta cultivar AM560-2 chromosome 12, M.esculenta_v8, whole genome shotgun sequence genome encodes:
- the LOC122725259 gene encoding vegetative cell wall protein gp1-like has translation MVRIKMKATGGPFMWKKLGLPRPPSPSDSDDETWDAPLVHTSTETPLAMGTASGRTDSPAAQTYRWQKKRPRTPIAPTTNPADETPPEATTSSGHGKKRPRTPSPPSPSHPEQETETAIAIHPAGHKESGAPSDLPTDTPNTMPSNVPSAMPRNVPTDAPSDLPTDLPADLPTDAPSDMPSDLPSDLPRPTCPDHITQALQFNKISEQTGLAKISSLPYHPGKYIHHGTLRALRLQNQEFSNAMGCECPQSTWDFPAEFNPSSAYLELSPVTPRHERVFRRKKANNTTTQQPASITVLADGRT, from the exons ATGGTCCGAATCAAGAtgaaggccaccggcggaccattcatgtggaagaaaTTAGGGCTACCGAGACCACCCAGTCCCTCTGACAGTGATGACGAAACATGGGACGCACCACTAGTCCACACCAGCACCGAAACGCCACTGGCTATGGGAACAGCATCAGGACGCACCGACTCACCGGCCGCCCAGACATATCGCTGGCAAAAGAAACGGCCAAGGACGCCGATAGCCCCGACAACAAACCCTGCAGACGAAACGCCACCAGAAGCCACCACTTCTTCCGGCCACGGAAAGAAACGGCCAAGAACGCCGTCACCACCCTCACCGTCACACCCAGAACAAGAAACAGAGACTGCTATTGCCATACATCCCGCAGGACACAAAGAAAGTGGTgcgcccagcgatttgcccacgGATACGCCCAACACTATGCCCAGCAATGTGCCAAGCGCTATGCCCAGAAATGTGCCCACTGATGCGCCCAGCGATTTGCCTACTGACTTGCCTGCTGACTTGCCAACTGATGCGCCCAGCGATAtgccgagtgatttgcccagcgatctgCCCAGACCAACATGCCCTGATCACATCACTCAGGCCCTGCAATTCAACAAAATTTCTGAACAGACCGGGCTGGCCAAAATATCATCTCTTCCATATCATCCAGGTAAATACATCCATCATGGCACCCTTCGCGCACTAAGACTCCAGAATCAG GAATTTAGCAatgccatgggctgtgaatgccccCAGTCTACTTGGGACTTCCCTGCTGAGTTCAACCCAAGTTCTGCATACTTGGAGTTAA GTCCAGTAACACCACGCCACGAGCGTGTCTTCAGAAGAAAGAAAGCCAACAATACCACCACCCAACAGCCAGCCTCCATCACTGTCCTCGCAGATGGGAGAACATAG